Proteins from one Petrotoga sp. 9PW.55.5.1 genomic window:
- the pyk gene encoding pyruvate kinase — MNRKLKNKKTRIVCTIGPATEEEKVLKNLIENGMNVARLNTSHDSIQDHEKRVKLLQKIRRELNIPLAILLDLEGPKIRTGTFDTDKVTLKEGQEFVLTSEDIVGSCDKVSINYKELPKEVNKGDNILLDDGKIRLVVSETTEKEIKTKVITGGTIVGRRGINVPGIDIGMPPLTEKDIEYLNKAVEWNVEYIAQSFVRKAQDITETKKILAGLGMPDLPVIAKIETLQALDNLEEIIKESDGVMVARGDLGVEAPVEQIPLLQKRIIEIANTMAKPAITATQMLETMINNPFPTRAEATDIANAILDGTDAIMLSGETSIGKYPEKAVEVMSKVAFETEKMLDEYLYKFDYSTYGGGDPSTNAITMSAVKMAEQLGINVIVATTYSGYTARALSRFRRNSKIIAASPRLTTYHRLALVWGVTPVIMRKFTDTDNMLESVTNIVKSLDVVLPGDNIIVTAGIPYGFSSKTNLLKVHEV; from the coding sequence ATGAACAGAAAACTCAAAAATAAAAAAACTCGAATTGTTTGCACTATAGGACCAGCTACAGAGGAAGAAAAAGTTCTTAAGAATTTAATTGAGAACGGGATGAATGTTGCCCGTTTAAATACGTCCCACGATTCTATCCAGGATCACGAAAAAAGAGTTAAATTATTGCAAAAAATAAGAAGAGAATTGAATATTCCTTTAGCTATATTATTGGACTTAGAAGGCCCGAAAATAAGAACAGGCACTTTTGATACGGATAAAGTCACATTAAAAGAGGGCCAAGAATTTGTTTTAACCAGTGAAGATATAGTTGGTAGTTGTGATAAAGTTAGCATAAATTACAAAGAATTACCAAAAGAAGTAAATAAAGGGGATAATATATTATTAGATGATGGAAAGATTAGACTAGTAGTATCAGAAACAACTGAAAAAGAAATAAAAACTAAAGTTATAACAGGAGGGACCATTGTCGGTAGAAGAGGGATAAACGTTCCTGGTATCGATATAGGAATGCCTCCTTTAACTGAAAAAGATATAGAATATTTAAACAAAGCTGTGGAGTGGAATGTTGAATATATAGCACAATCATTTGTTAGAAAGGCTCAAGATATAACTGAAACAAAGAAAATTCTAGCAGGATTAGGAATGCCCGATCTTCCGGTGATTGCAAAAATAGAAACTTTGCAGGCTCTAGATAACTTAGAAGAAATTATCAAAGAATCAGACGGAGTTATGGTAGCTAGAGGAGATTTGGGAGTAGAGGCGCCAGTTGAACAGATCCCATTACTACAAAAAAGAATAATAGAAATAGCGAACACAATGGCAAAACCAGCTATAACTGCTACTCAAATGTTGGAAACCATGATTAACAATCCATTTCCCACAAGAGCAGAGGCTACGGATATTGCAAATGCTATTTTAGATGGAACAGATGCAATTATGTTATCCGGTGAAACATCTATAGGTAAATACCCAGAAAAAGCAGTAGAAGTTATGAGCAAAGTTGCTTTCGAAACTGAAAAGATGTTGGATGAATATTTGTACAAGTTTGATTATTCAACTTATGGGGGAGGAGATCCTTCAACAAACGCTATTACAATGTCTGCTGTAAAAATGGCAGAACAGCTTGGTATAAATGTAATAGTTGCTACTACATACAGTGGTTATACCGCAAGAGCCTTATCCAGATTTAGAAGAAACTCCAAAATCATAGCCGCTTCACCAAGATTAACAACTTATCACAGGTTGGCATTGGTATGGGGTGTAACACCTGTAATAATGAGAAAGTTCACCGATACAGACAATATGTTGGAGAGTGTAACGAATATAGTTAAATCATTGGACGTTGTTCTTCCAGGTGATAATATAATTGTAACTGCAGGTATCCCTTACGGTTTTTCTAGTAAAACTAATCTTTTAAAGGTACACGAAGTATAA
- the hslU gene encoding ATP-dependent protease ATPase subunit HslU, which yields MNDKKELTPKKVVEELNKYIIGQDDAKKQVAIALRNRIRRLALPDEIRKDVIPKNILMIGSTGVGKTEIARRLAEIANAPFVKVEATRFTEVGYVGKNVESMVRELVDSSVNMVKKEMMEEVKENSQRMVEERIVEALVPVKKKSKRQANLMDVMQLFNQGNEYINQDSTSYEKEDEDIQKRRQEIREKLKNGELEDLEIEVEVEEQSSPMFAGLGPEFEDMGIQFGEMFQNLMPKKKKRRRMKISEARKVLEPIEAEKLIDQDKMVQEGVSRAENKGIIFIDEIDKVTSKGGSSGPDVSREGVQRDLLPIVEGTTLVTKYGSIKTDYILFIAAGAFSESKPSDLIPELQGRFPIRAELSDLTEEDFVRILTQPKNAILKQYQYLLETDGVNVEFSKDGIERIANIAFELNEKVENIGARRLYTVVEKVLEEVSYEAPATGEWEVKIDKNYVDLRLGKVYVNEDLREYIL from the coding sequence ATGAACGATAAAAAAGAATTAACTCCAAAGAAAGTTGTAGAAGAATTGAATAAGTATATTATTGGCCAAGATGATGCTAAAAAACAGGTTGCCATAGCTTTAAGAAACAGAATAAGAAGGCTAGCTTTACCTGATGAAATAAGAAAGGACGTAATTCCAAAAAATATCCTGATGATCGGTTCAACAGGTGTTGGAAAAACGGAGATAGCAAGAAGATTAGCTGAAATAGCAAACGCTCCTTTTGTAAAAGTAGAAGCAACAAGATTCACTGAGGTGGGTTACGTGGGGAAAAACGTTGAAAGCATGGTCAGAGAGCTTGTTGATTCATCTGTTAATATGGTGAAAAAAGAAATGATGGAAGAGGTAAAGGAAAATTCTCAAAGGATGGTGGAAGAAAGAATAGTCGAAGCTTTAGTTCCAGTTAAGAAAAAGTCAAAACGCCAAGCCAATCTGATGGATGTAATGCAACTTTTCAATCAAGGTAATGAATATATTAATCAAGATAGTACTAGCTATGAAAAAGAAGATGAAGATATTCAAAAAAGAAGACAAGAAATACGGGAAAAACTAAAAAATGGTGAGTTGGAAGACTTAGAAATCGAAGTTGAAGTTGAAGAACAATCATCCCCTATGTTTGCCGGGCTTGGACCAGAGTTTGAAGATATGGGGATACAGTTTGGAGAGATGTTTCAAAATCTGATGCCAAAAAAGAAAAAAAGAAGAAGGATGAAAATATCAGAAGCAAGAAAGGTCTTAGAACCTATAGAAGCAGAAAAATTAATAGATCAAGATAAGATGGTTCAAGAAGGCGTAAGTAGAGCAGAAAATAAAGGTATTATTTTTATAGATGAAATTGATAAAGTTACATCCAAAGGAGGAAGTTCAGGTCCGGATGTTTCTAGAGAAGGAGTTCAAAGAGATTTGTTACCGATAGTAGAAGGAACAACTTTGGTAACAAAATATGGATCAATCAAAACTGATTATATTTTATTTATTGCAGCAGGTGCATTCAGTGAATCTAAACCATCGGATTTGATTCCAGAGTTACAAGGGAGATTTCCGATAAGAGCAGAACTTTCAGACTTAACTGAGGAAGATTTTGTAAGAATTTTAACTCAGCCAAAAAATGCTATATTAAAACAGTATCAATACTTGTTGGAAACAGATGGTGTAAATGTAGAATTTAGCAAAGATGGAATAGAAAGGATAGCAAATATAGCTTTTGAACTGAACGAAAAGGTTGAAAATATTGGTGCAAGAAGGCTTTATACAGTCGTTGAAAAGGTGCTTGAGGAAGTATCTTATGAAGCTCCAGCAACAGGAGAGTGGGAAGTAAAAATAGATAAAAACTATGTAGATTTGAGATTAGGTAAGGTTTATGTGAATGAAGATCTCAGAGAGTATATATTATAA
- the pfkA gene encoding 6-phosphofructokinase, which translates to MKRIGLITSGGDAPGMNAVIRAVTRSAVVENIEVYGFLRGYAGILDKDYKKFNYSDVGGIMERGGTILRTARVPEFKVPEVRKKAADNLKDLGIDALVIIGGEGSLTGGKLLSDEQGIPVVGVPGSIDNDIAYTDMSIGVDTCLNTVIDVLQKLKDTASSHERAFIVEVMGRTSGYIALMTGLAIGAEAVIIPEIPTDYDSLAEKMWEERKRGKINSIVVVAEGSASAYTVARHLENRIGFETRITILGHIQRGGSPSAFDRILASRMGNESVKSLIEGEFNVMIGLSRNDLIRTPIEKVLAEKKSLDLEIVKLANILS; encoded by the coding sequence ATAAAAAGGATTGGATTGATAACCAGTGGTGGAGATGCTCCTGGCATGAACGCAGTTATTAGAGCGGTTACAAGAAGCGCCGTTGTTGAAAATATAGAAGTTTATGGATTTTTGAGAGGTTATGCAGGAATTCTAGATAAAGATTATAAAAAGTTTAATTATTCAGATGTTGGTGGAATTATGGAAAGAGGTGGAACAATCTTAAGAACTGCTAGAGTTCCGGAGTTTAAAGTACCAGAAGTTAGAAAAAAAGCAGCTGATAATCTGAAAGATTTAGGGATAGATGCATTGGTTATTATTGGTGGAGAAGGAAGTTTGACGGGAGGAAAACTTTTATCTGACGAACAAGGAATTCCAGTCGTAGGAGTTCCTGGATCGATTGATAACGATATTGCTTACACCGATATGAGTATAGGAGTAGATACTTGTTTAAATACGGTTATCGATGTTCTTCAAAAATTAAAAGACACTGCTTCATCTCATGAAAGAGCTTTTATTGTTGAGGTCATGGGAAGAACCTCTGGTTACATTGCTTTGATGACGGGACTTGCTATAGGTGCTGAGGCTGTTATCATCCCTGAAATTCCTACAGATTATGATTCTCTTGCTGAAAAAATGTGGGAAGAAAGGAAGCGCGGAAAGATTAATTCAATTGTTGTAGTAGCAGAAGGCTCCGCAAGTGCTTATACGGTTGCAAGGCATCTTGAGAATAGAATTGGTTTTGAAACTAGAATAACAATCTTGGGACATATTCAAAGAGGAGGGTCTCCAAGTGCGTTTGATAGAATATTAGCTTCAAGAATGGGGAATGAATCTGTAAAATCTCTTATAGAAGGCGAATTTAATGTTATGATTGGGCTAAGTAGAAACGATCTTATAAGAACACCTATCGAAAAGGTGTTAGCAGAAAAAAAATCTTTGGACTTAGAGATAGTAAAATTAGCTAATATTTTATCTTAG
- a CDS encoding NAD(P)-binding protein, whose protein sequence is MRINNSKNIIIIGCGRLGSELAIRLSKTHNVVVIDKEESSFERLARRNFIGFTKVIDTNDMEALKNVNVEKADMIYIVTPDDNLNFMLAYGIKKMKENINLAARVNDPIKKAIFIKAGLNLFCPIEDSVIELVEELEKAVGTNE, encoded by the coding sequence ATGAGAATTAACAATTCTAAAAATATAATTATTATAGGTTGCGGAAGGTTGGGTTCGGAATTAGCTATTAGATTGAGTAAAACTCATAATGTGGTTGTAATTGATAAAGAGGAAAGTTCCTTTGAAAGATTAGCAAGAAGAAATTTCATTGGTTTTACAAAAGTAATTGATACAAACGATATGGAAGCATTAAAGAACGTCAATGTTGAAAAAGCAGATATGATTTATATAGTTACACCAGATGATAATTTGAATTTTATGCTAGCTTATGGAATAAAAAAGATGAAAGAAAATATAAACTTGGCGGCTAGGGTTAACGATCCTATAAAAAAAGCTATATTCATCAAAGCTGGTTTAAATTTGTTTTGTCCCATAGAAGATTCAGTGATTGAATTAGTTGAAGAGTTAGAAAAGGCGGTTGGTACAAATGAGTAG